One Sphaerisporangium krabiense DNA segment encodes these proteins:
- a CDS encoding NADH-quinone oxidoreductase subunit D gives MTGPHATGGPIERVVGIGAGAKELATEDMILNIGPQHPSTHGVLRLRLTVDGERIASAEPIVGYMHRGAEKLFEVRDYRQIIVLANRHDWLSAFANELGVVLAVERMLGMEVPVRAVWARTLLAELNRVLNHLMFLGSYPLELGAITPIFYAFREREMLQAVMEEISGGRMHYMFNRVGGLKEDLPYGWLDRVAATVGDTRGRLSDIENLIYGNEIFLARTRGVGVLDRETILQYGVSGPIARASGVDLDLRRDEPYLAYGELPVKVATRTAGDCHARFEVLLDQVKHSLDLADACVDRLRSLPPGPINQRLPKVLKVPEGHTYAWTESPLGLNGYYLVSRGEKTPWRLKLRSASYNNVQVLREMLPGHLIADMVAILGSMFFVVGDIDK, from the coding sequence ATGACCGGACCTCATGCCACCGGAGGGCCCATCGAACGGGTCGTGGGCATCGGCGCCGGGGCCAAGGAGCTCGCCACCGAGGACATGATCCTCAACATCGGCCCCCAGCACCCCTCGACCCACGGGGTGCTGCGCCTCCGGCTCACCGTGGACGGCGAGCGCATCGCCTCGGCGGAGCCGATCGTCGGGTACATGCACCGAGGCGCCGAGAAGCTGTTCGAGGTGCGCGACTACCGGCAGATCATCGTGCTGGCCAACCGGCACGACTGGCTGTCGGCCTTCGCCAACGAGCTCGGCGTCGTGCTCGCCGTCGAGCGCATGCTCGGCATGGAGGTCCCGGTGCGGGCGGTCTGGGCGCGCACGCTGCTCGCCGAGCTGAACCGCGTGCTCAACCACCTGATGTTCCTCGGCTCCTACCCCCTGGAGCTCGGCGCGATCACGCCCATCTTCTACGCCTTCCGCGAGCGCGAGATGCTGCAGGCGGTGATGGAGGAGATCTCCGGCGGCCGCATGCACTACATGTTCAACCGGGTCGGCGGGCTCAAGGAGGATCTGCCGTACGGGTGGCTGGACCGGGTCGCCGCGACGGTCGGCGACACGCGCGGGCGGCTGTCCGACATCGAGAACCTGATCTACGGCAACGAGATCTTCCTCGCGCGCACCCGCGGCGTCGGCGTGCTCGACCGCGAGACGATCCTGCAGTACGGGGTGAGCGGGCCGATCGCCCGCGCCTCGGGCGTGGACCTGGACCTGCGCCGCGACGAGCCCTACCTGGCCTACGGCGAGCTGCCCGTGAAGGTGGCCACGCGCACGGCCGGCGACTGCCACGCCCGCTTCGAGGTGCTGCTCGACCAGGTCAAGCACTCCCTCGACCTGGCCGACGCCTGCGTCGACCGGCTGCGGTCGCTGCCGCCGGGACCGATCAACCAGCGGCTGCCCAAGGTGCTCAAGGTGCCCGAGGGCCACACCTACGCCTGGACCGAGAGCCCGCTCGGGCTCAACGGCTACTACCTGGTGTCACGCGGCGAGAAGACGCCGTGGCGGCTCAAACTGCGCAGCGCCTCCTACAACAACGTGCAGGTGCTCAGAGAGATGCTGCCGGGGCACCTCATCGCCGACATGGTGGCCATCCTCGGGTCGATGTTCTTCGTCGTCGGCGACATCGACAAGTGA
- a CDS encoding DUF3180 domain-containing protein has protein sequence MRPSRPGVLVVLVVAFALVTWLVLRQVYSRLPTVPWTAIPTVLLLAVGEAYSGWMTRARIERKPDTKPVEPLAVARLAALAKASAYVGAACAGVFAGFVFYVLPLLDQDTPRRDFFLAGGSLISCVVLVCAALFLEHCCRVPKGPEDDEKRS, from the coding sequence GTGAGACCGAGCCGTCCCGGCGTGCTCGTCGTGCTGGTGGTCGCGTTCGCCCTGGTGACGTGGCTCGTGCTGCGGCAGGTCTACTCGCGGCTGCCGACCGTCCCGTGGACGGCCATCCCCACGGTGCTCCTGCTCGCCGTCGGCGAGGCGTACAGCGGATGGATGACCCGCGCGCGCATCGAGCGCAAACCCGACACCAAGCCGGTGGAGCCGCTCGCGGTGGCCCGGCTGGCCGCCCTGGCCAAGGCGTCGGCGTACGTGGGGGCGGCCTGCGCCGGGGTCTTCGCGGGCTTCGTGTTCTACGTCCTGCCGTTGCTGGACCAGGACACCCCCCGGCGCGACTTCTTCCTGGCCGGCGGCTCGCTGATCTCCTGCGTCGTGCTGGTCTGCGCGGCCCTGTTCCTCGAACACTGCTGCCGCGTGCCGAAGGGTCCCGAGGACGACGAGAAGCGTTCCTGA
- a CDS encoding nuclear transport factor 2 family protein — protein sequence MSTTAAEIEKLNEAFYTAIESGDLDRMTEIWAEDENGRVAMCVHPGWSMVTGRAEVLRSWALIMANTTYIQFVLTDVRTTVAGDVAVLTCAENILTAADTEDATFAAGRVVATSTFIRTPAGWRLWLYHGSPVLQADDDDEQADE from the coding sequence ATGAGCACCACAGCCGCGGAGATCGAGAAGCTCAACGAGGCGTTCTACACCGCCATCGAGAGCGGCGACCTGGACCGCATGACCGAGATCTGGGCCGAGGACGAGAACGGCCGGGTGGCGATGTGCGTCCACCCCGGCTGGTCGATGGTCACCGGCAGGGCCGAGGTGCTGCGCTCCTGGGCGCTGATCATGGCCAACACCACCTACATCCAGTTCGTGCTGACCGACGTCCGCACCACCGTCGCGGGCGACGTCGCCGTGCTGACCTGCGCCGAGAACATCCTCACCGCCGCGGACACCGAGGACGCCACCTTCGCCGCCGGCCGCGTGGTCGCGACGAGCACTTTCATCCGCACCCCCGCGGGCTGGCGCCTCTGGCTGTACCACGGTTCCCCCGTCCTGCAGGCCGATGACGACGACGAGCAGGCGGATGAATGA
- a CDS encoding TerC family protein, translating into MDWVADPTIWIGFLTLVALEIVLGIDNIIFISILAGKLPAEQRDRARKLGLSLALLSRLALLLGLSWVVRLTEPLFEVFGHGISGRDLILILGGLFLLGKSVFEIGDSMEGSSGHSAGRAAASFGAVIVQIMLLDVVFSLDSVITAVGMVDELGVMIAAVIVAVLVMLVAARPIGEFVERHPSIKMLALSFLVLIGVVLIAEGFDQHISKGYIYFAMAFSLVVELLNIRVRRKAGRRPVEPRESPEESAEPDAVR; encoded by the coding sequence ATGGATTGGGTCGCCGACCCCACGATCTGGATCGGGTTCCTGACCCTGGTCGCCCTGGAGATCGTTCTCGGTATCGACAACATCATCTTCATCTCGATCCTGGCGGGGAAGCTCCCCGCCGAGCAGCGGGACAGGGCGCGCAAGCTGGGTCTCTCGCTGGCGCTGCTCAGCCGCCTGGCCCTGCTGCTGGGCCTGTCCTGGGTCGTCCGGCTGACGGAACCGTTGTTCGAGGTCTTCGGGCACGGCATATCCGGGCGAGATCTGATCTTGATCCTCGGTGGGCTGTTCCTGCTGGGCAAGAGCGTGTTCGAGATCGGCGACAGCATGGAGGGCTCTTCCGGCCACTCAGCCGGGCGGGCGGCGGCCTCCTTCGGCGCGGTGATCGTGCAGATCATGCTGCTGGACGTCGTGTTCTCCCTGGACTCGGTGATCACGGCGGTGGGCATGGTGGACGAGCTCGGCGTCATGATCGCCGCGGTGATCGTCGCGGTCCTGGTGATGCTGGTGGCGGCGCGGCCGATCGGTGAGTTCGTCGAGCGGCACCCGAGCATCAAGATGCTGGCGCTGTCCTTCCTCGTCCTGATCGGCGTCGTGCTGATCGCCGAGGGCTTCGACCAGCACATCTCCAAGGGCTACATCTACTTCGCGATGGCGTTCTCGCTGGTCGTGGAGCTGCTGAACATCCGGGTGCGCAGGAAGGCGGGGCGGCGGCCGGTGGAGCCGCGGGAAAGCCCCGAGGAGTCCGCGGAACCGGACGCGGTGCGCTGA
- a CDS encoding Rossmann-like and DUF2520 domain-containing protein — translation MRTSDRPGRLAVGVVGAGRVGSVLGAALAQAGHHVTGAAGVSEASGRRAADRLGVSLSRPDDVIRDAELVLLTVPDDVLPGLVSGLAATGADLRGKMLVHTSGAYGLGVLDPATAAGAVPFALHPVMTFTGRDDDLRRVEGCSFGVTAPETLRPVAEALVIEMGGEPVWIPDEDRPLYHAALAGAANHMVTLIAESQELLRKIGVEHPGRMLGPLLGAALDNALRLGLSGLTGPVVRGDAGTVRKHVDALIVAAPEAADAYIALARLTADRALAAGLLKPETAERLLDALGGNTWT, via the coding sequence ATGCGGACAAGCGACCGCCCGGGGCGCCTCGCGGTCGGCGTCGTCGGCGCCGGGCGGGTGGGCTCGGTGCTCGGCGCGGCGCTCGCCCAGGCCGGGCACCACGTGACGGGGGCGGCCGGGGTCTCCGAGGCCTCGGGCCGCCGGGCCGCCGACCGTCTCGGCGTCTCTCTCTCCCGGCCGGACGACGTCATCCGCGACGCCGAGCTCGTGCTGCTCACCGTGCCCGACGACGTGCTGCCCGGCCTGGTCTCCGGCCTCGCCGCGACAGGCGCCGACCTGCGCGGCAAGATGCTCGTGCACACCAGCGGCGCCTACGGCCTCGGCGTGCTCGACCCCGCGACGGCCGCGGGCGCGGTGCCCTTCGCGCTCCACCCCGTGATGACGTTCACCGGCAGGGACGACGATCTGCGCCGCGTCGAGGGCTGCTCGTTCGGCGTCACCGCGCCCGAGACGCTCAGGCCGGTCGCCGAGGCCCTGGTCATCGAGATGGGCGGCGAGCCGGTGTGGATCCCCGACGAGGACCGCCCGCTCTACCACGCGGCCCTGGCGGGGGCCGCCAACCACATGGTCACGCTGATAGCCGAGTCCCAGGAACTGCTGAGGAAGATCGGGGTGGAGCACCCGGGCCGCATGCTCGGCCCGCTGCTCGGGGCCGCCCTGGACAACGCGCTGCGCCTCGGCCTGTCCGGGCTCACCGGGCCGGTCGTGCGCGGCGACGCGGGCACCGTGCGCAAGCACGTGGACGCGCTGATCGTCGCCGCGCCCGAGGCCGCCGACGCCTACATCGCCCTCGCCAGGCTCACCGCCGACCGCGCGCTCGCGGCCGGGCTGCTCAAACCCGAGACGGCCGAGCGGCTGCTCGACGCCCTCGGCGGCAACACGTGGACATGA
- the panC gene encoding pantoate--beta-alanine ligase → MDVIVAHDRSELLAARAALGIGEDGASARPGGQDALALVPTMGALHEGHRALIRLARERAEHVAVSIFVNPLQFGPNEDLARYPRTFDADLEVCAAEGVRVVFAPSAGEMYLPDRQVGVSAGQMGTIVEGAFRPGHFDGVLTVVLKLFNLVAPDVAVFGRKDAQQLALIRRMVADLNLPITIVGAPTVREPDGLALSSRNRYLSEADRVTALSLSAALREGAAHRRPKDILHAAHAVLDAAAEADPPLALDYCSLVDPATFAAVGDGHQGEAVLVVAGRVGATRLIDNAVLTLAP, encoded by the coding sequence GTGGACGTGATCGTCGCGCATGACCGCTCCGAGCTCCTCGCGGCCCGCGCCGCGCTCGGCATCGGCGAGGACGGCGCCTCCGCGCGGCCGGGTGGCCAGGACGCCCTCGCCCTGGTGCCGACCATGGGCGCGCTGCACGAGGGGCATCGCGCGCTGATCCGCCTGGCCCGCGAGCGGGCCGAGCACGTCGCGGTGAGCATCTTCGTCAACCCGCTCCAGTTCGGGCCGAACGAGGATCTCGCCCGCTATCCCCGGACGTTCGACGCCGACCTGGAGGTGTGCGCGGCCGAGGGCGTGCGCGTGGTCTTCGCCCCCTCCGCCGGCGAGATGTACCTCCCCGACCGCCAGGTCGGCGTCTCGGCCGGCCAGATGGGCACGATCGTGGAGGGCGCGTTCCGCCCGGGCCACTTCGACGGCGTGCTGACGGTCGTGCTGAAGCTCTTCAACCTGGTCGCGCCGGACGTCGCCGTGTTCGGGCGGAAGGACGCCCAGCAGCTCGCGCTGATCCGCCGCATGGTCGCCGACCTGAACCTGCCGATCACGATCGTCGGCGCGCCGACCGTGCGCGAGCCCGACGGGCTGGCCCTGTCCAGCCGGAACCGCTACCTGTCCGAGGCCGACCGCGTCACCGCCCTGTCGCTGTCGGCGGCGCTGCGCGAGGGCGCGGCACACAGGCGCCCCAAGGACATCCTGCACGCCGCGCACGCCGTCCTGGACGCCGCGGCCGAGGCCGACCCTCCGCTCGCGCTGGACTACTGCAGCCTGGTCGATCCCGCGACGTTCGCCGCCGTCGGCGACGGGCACCAGGGGGAGGCGGTGCTCGTCGTGGCGGGACGGGTCGGCGCCACCCGCCTGATCGACAACGCGGTGCTCACCCTGGCCCCGTAA
- the folP gene encoding dihydropteroate synthase → MTTWTVPGLPDPGRCLVMGVVNVTPDSFSDGGQWFDPEVAVRHGLDLVAQGADIVDVGGESTRPGAARVSLDEELRRVVPVIRALAGQGVVVSVDTMRAEVAEAAVAAGARLVNDVSGGLADPAMSRLVAASGVPYVVMHWRGHSHDMDTRAMYSDVVGEVTEELRKRVDAVLAEGVAENQIIIDPGLGFAKKAEHDWSLLANIGELNRLGYPIIIGASRKRFLGRLLAGPDGTPRPFSGSDDATLAVTALAAQAGAWCVRVHHVRPNADAVRVAAAWKGGRR, encoded by the coding sequence ATGACCACATGGACGGTGCCGGGCCTGCCCGATCCGGGGCGCTGCCTGGTGATGGGCGTGGTCAACGTCACCCCCGATTCCTTCTCCGACGGCGGCCAGTGGTTCGACCCCGAGGTCGCGGTGCGCCACGGCCTCGACCTGGTCGCCCAGGGCGCCGACATCGTCGACGTCGGCGGCGAGTCCACCCGGCCGGGCGCCGCGCGGGTCTCGCTGGACGAGGAGCTGCGCCGCGTCGTGCCGGTGATCCGCGCCCTGGCCGGGCAGGGCGTGGTCGTCAGCGTCGACACGATGCGGGCCGAGGTGGCCGAGGCCGCGGTGGCCGCGGGCGCCCGCCTGGTCAACGACGTGAGCGGCGGCCTGGCCGACCCGGCGATGTCCCGCCTCGTGGCGGCCTCCGGGGTGCCCTACGTCGTCATGCACTGGCGCGGCCATAGCCACGACATGGACACGCGCGCGATGTACTCCGACGTGGTCGGCGAGGTCACCGAGGAGCTGCGCAAACGGGTCGACGCGGTCCTGGCCGAGGGCGTCGCGGAGAACCAGATCATCATCGATCCCGGCCTGGGCTTCGCCAAGAAGGCGGAGCACGACTGGTCCCTGCTCGCGAACATCGGCGAGCTGAACCGGCTGGGCTACCCGATCATCATCGGCGCGTCGCGCAAGCGCTTCCTGGGCCGCCTGCTGGCCGGCCCGGACGGCACGCCGAGGCCGTTCAGCGGCAGCGACGACGCCACTCTGGCCGTCACGGCGCTCGCCGCCCAGGCCGGCGCCTGGTGCGTCCGCGTTCACCATGTGCGTCCCAACGCCGACGCCGTCCGCGTCGCTGCGGCCTGGAAGGGCGGGAGACGATGA
- a CDS encoding cytochrome P450: MHFDPWNPAFVAHPYDVYRELRDRAPVSFFEPTGQWLVARHADVNAALRDRRLGRSYLHVASHEDFGRAPEPAFQEPFWRVIRAGMLDVEPPVHTRLRRLVSKAFTPRMVEELRPRVRRVARELVAAFVERGGGDLIGEVAEPLPVTVIAEMLGVPESDRHLLRPWSADICGMYELNPSVEVQHTAVRAASEFSDYLSGLAAARRADPGDDLISALAQVADEGDRLTEEELIGTCVLLLNAGHEATVNVTANGWWALFRNPAELERLRADPSLLPTAVEELMRYDTPLQMFERWALQDVTIGGVDIPKGVEVALLFGSANHDPEVFDDPERLDVGRADNPHISFGAGIHFCLGAPLARVELIESFGALLAAAPGLELAEEPSWKPNFVIRGLESLKVTTG; encoded by the coding sequence GTGCACTTCGACCCATGGAACCCCGCCTTCGTCGCGCACCCCTACGACGTGTACCGCGAGCTTCGCGACCGCGCGCCGGTCAGCTTCTTCGAGCCCACCGGCCAGTGGCTGGTGGCCCGGCACGCCGACGTCAACGCCGCCCTGCGCGACCGCAGGCTCGGCCGCTCATACCTGCACGTGGCCTCGCACGAGGACTTCGGCCGCGCGCCCGAGCCCGCCTTCCAGGAGCCGTTCTGGCGCGTCATCCGCGCCGGCATGCTGGACGTCGAGCCTCCCGTCCACACCCGGCTGCGCCGCCTCGTCTCCAAGGCGTTCACCCCGCGCATGGTGGAGGAACTGCGTCCCCGCGTACGGCGCGTCGCCCGCGAGCTGGTGGCCGCGTTCGTCGAGCGCGGCGGCGGCGACCTGATCGGCGAGGTGGCCGAGCCGCTGCCGGTGACGGTGATTGCCGAGATGCTGGGCGTGCCCGAGTCCGACCGCCACCTGCTGCGCCCCTGGTCGGCCGACATCTGCGGCATGTACGAGCTGAACCCCTCGGTGGAGGTCCAGCACACCGCGGTGCGGGCCGCGTCGGAGTTCTCGGACTACCTGTCCGGGCTCGCCGCCGCCCGCCGCGCCGACCCCGGCGACGACCTGATCAGCGCGCTGGCCCAGGTCGCCGACGAAGGGGACAGGCTGACCGAGGAAGAGCTCATCGGCACGTGCGTGCTGCTGCTGAACGCCGGGCACGAGGCCACGGTCAACGTCACCGCCAACGGCTGGTGGGCGCTGTTTCGCAACCCGGCCGAGCTGGAGCGGCTGCGCGCCGACCCCTCGCTGCTGCCCACGGCGGTGGAGGAGCTGATGCGCTACGACACCCCGCTGCAGATGTTCGAGCGGTGGGCGCTCCAGGACGTCACCATCGGCGGGGTGGACATCCCCAAGGGGGTGGAGGTGGCCCTGCTGTTCGGCTCGGCCAACCACGACCCCGAGGTGTTCGACGACCCGGAGCGGCTGGACGTGGGCCGTGCGGACAATCCGCACATCTCATTCGGGGCGGGCATCCACTTCTGCCTGGGCGCGCCGCTGGCCCGGGTGGAGCTGATCGAGTCGTTCGGCGCCCTGCTCGCCGCGGCGCCCGGACTCGAACTCGCCGAGGAGCCGTCCTGGAAGCCCAACTTCGTGATCCGCGGCCTGGAGTCGCTGAAGGTCACCACGGGCTGA
- the folE gene encoding GTP cyclohydrolase I FolE, whose amino-acid sequence MSVEPLKVDSDRIEKAVREILLAIGEDPDRDGLLDTPARVARAYAEQFAGLGQSPEDVLTTIFDADHDEMVLVKDIEVFSTCEHHLVPFHGVAHVGYVPNDKGQITGLSKLARLVDVYARRPQVQERMTSQIADALMDVLAPRGVIVVIEAEHLCMTMRGVRKPGAKTITSAVRGDFRDSDKTRAEAMALILGHR is encoded by the coding sequence GTGAGCGTGGAACCATTGAAGGTCGACTCGGACCGGATCGAGAAGGCCGTTCGCGAGATCCTTCTCGCGATCGGCGAGGATCCGGACCGGGACGGCCTTCTCGACACCCCGGCCCGGGTCGCCCGCGCGTACGCCGAGCAGTTCGCCGGCCTCGGGCAGTCCCCCGAGGACGTGCTGACGACGATCTTCGACGCCGACCACGACGAGATGGTGCTCGTCAAGGACATCGAGGTCTTCTCGACCTGCGAGCACCACCTCGTGCCGTTCCACGGCGTCGCGCACGTCGGTTACGTCCCGAACGACAAGGGGCAGATCACCGGCCTGTCCAAGCTGGCCAGGCTCGTGGACGTCTACGCCCGGCGCCCCCAGGTCCAGGAGCGCATGACCTCCCAGATCGCCGACGCGCTGATGGACGTCCTCGCCCCTCGGGGGGTCATCGTGGTCATCGAGGCCGAACACCTGTGCATGACCATGCGGGGCGTGCGCAAGCCGGGCGCCAAGACCATCACCTCGGCCGTGCGCGGCGACTTCCGCGACAGCGACAAGACGCGCGCCGAGGCCATGGCGCTCATCCTCGGCCACCGCTGA
- a CDS encoding aminotransferase class V-fold PLP-dependent enzyme: MLGDDLEVPVKGGRLVRYANFDYAASAPCLEPVSAAVAAALPAYSSVHRGAGYASQLTTARYEQARHTVRAFAGARPGDAVVFTRNTTDATNLLARCLPEGTTVVVFETEHHASLLPWADAVRLAPPAFPGEAVRAADEALAAIDGPKLLVVTAASNVTGELWPIAALAHIAHRHGARIFVDAAQLVPHRRLNLTALDLDYVAFSGHKLYAPFGAGALIGRADWLAAADPYLRGGGASRNVNGGTAGDAPFATEWSPDAEQRHEAGTPNVLGAVALAAACDALSATGWTSLIKEEERLIGLLREGLAKIGGVHELSLWGPGHPRVGIVSFVVDGWSAREVAEALSSEYGIGVRDGRFCAHPFVRHLLEEAGRLDEGTCADGTAGAVRASIGIGTTEEHVRRLVAALSDLVSRR, encoded by the coding sequence GTGCTCGGCGACGACCTGGAGGTCCCCGTCAAGGGCGGCAGGCTGGTCCGGTACGCCAACTTCGACTACGCCGCCAGCGCCCCCTGTCTGGAGCCGGTGAGCGCCGCCGTCGCCGCCGCGCTCCCGGCCTACTCCAGCGTGCACCGCGGCGCCGGGTACGCCTCCCAGCTCACCACCGCCCGCTACGAGCAGGCCCGCCACACCGTCCGGGCCTTCGCGGGCGCCCGCCCCGGCGACGCCGTGGTGTTCACCCGCAACACCACCGACGCGACGAACCTGCTGGCCCGGTGCCTGCCCGAGGGCACCACCGTCGTGGTCTTCGAGACCGAGCACCACGCGTCCCTGCTCCCCTGGGCCGACGCCGTGCGCCTCGCGCCGCCCGCCTTCCCCGGCGAGGCCGTCCGCGCGGCCGACGAGGCCCTCGCGGCGATCGACGGGCCCAAGCTGCTCGTCGTGACCGCCGCCTCCAACGTCACCGGCGAGCTGTGGCCGATCGCCGCGCTCGCGCACATCGCGCACCGGCACGGCGCGCGGATCTTCGTGGACGCCGCCCAGCTCGTCCCGCACCGCAGGCTCAACCTGACCGCCCTCGACCTGGACTACGTCGCCTTCTCCGGGCACAAGCTGTACGCCCCGTTCGGCGCGGGCGCGCTGATCGGCCGTGCCGACTGGCTCGCCGCCGCCGACCCGTACCTGCGCGGCGGCGGGGCGTCCAGGAACGTCAACGGAGGCACGGCGGGGGACGCGCCGTTCGCCACCGAGTGGAGCCCCGACGCCGAGCAGCGGCACGAGGCCGGCACCCCGAACGTCCTCGGCGCGGTCGCGCTGGCCGCCGCCTGCGACGCGCTGTCCGCCACCGGCTGGACCTCCCTGATCAAGGAGGAGGAGCGCCTCATCGGCCTGCTGCGCGAGGGGCTCGCGAAGATCGGCGGCGTGCACGAGCTCTCGCTGTGGGGCCCCGGGCACCCGCGCGTCGGCATCGTCTCGTTCGTGGTGGACGGCTGGAGCGCGCGCGAGGTCGCCGAGGCCCTGTCGTCGGAGTACGGCATCGGCGTCCGCGACGGCAGGTTCTGCGCCCACCCCTTCGTCCGCCACCTGCTCGAGGAGGCCGGCCGGCTCGACGAGGGCACGTGCGCGGACGGCACCGCGGGCGCCGTGCGGGCCTCCATCGGCATCGGCACCACCGAGGAGCACGTGCGCCGCCTGGTCGCCGCCCTGTCGGATCTCGTCTCCCGGCGGTGA
- the folK gene encoding 2-amino-4-hydroxy-6-hydroxymethyldihydropteridine diphosphokinase: MKVVLALGSNVGRRFDTLQGAIDALFDAPGLEFAAVSPVYETDPVGGPPDQRPYLNAVVIANTMTLGPKALLERALGVESAFGRVRTEPWGPRTLDVDLIMVGDLLSDDPELTLPHPLAHERAFVLVPWSQADPGAVLPGRGSVAGLLADLDQGGVRLRADLALQPPS; this comes from the coding sequence ATGAAGGTGGTCTTGGCGCTCGGCAGCAACGTCGGCCGCCGCTTCGACACGCTTCAGGGCGCCATCGACGCGCTGTTCGACGCCCCCGGGCTCGAGTTCGCGGCGGTGTCCCCGGTGTACGAGACCGACCCGGTCGGAGGTCCGCCGGACCAGCGCCCCTATCTCAACGCCGTGGTGATCGCGAACACCATGACGCTCGGCCCGAAGGCGCTCCTGGAGCGCGCGCTCGGCGTGGAGAGCGCGTTCGGCCGGGTGCGCACCGAGCCGTGGGGCCCGCGCACGCTGGACGTCGATCTGATCATGGTCGGCGACCTGCTCTCCGACGACCCCGAGCTGACGCTCCCGCATCCCCTGGCCCACGAGCGGGCGTTCGTCCTGGTGCCATGGTCCCAGGCCGATCCCGGGGCGGTGCTGCCCGGCCGCGGCTCGGTGGCCGGGCTGCTCGCCGACCTCGACCAGGGGGGCGTGCGCCTGCGCGCCGACCTGGCGCTCCAGCCGCCCAGCTGA
- the folB gene encoding dihydroneopterin aldolase, with the protein MSGDDTISLVGLRARGRHGCLPAERELGQEFVVDVTLFLDTAPAAAADDLSKTVDYGELALRLAAIVEGEPVDLIETLAERLADACLASGPVEAAEVSVHKPAAPIPLPFGDVVVTIRRMRG; encoded by the coding sequence ATGAGTGGGGACGACACGATCAGCCTCGTGGGGCTGCGTGCGCGGGGCAGGCACGGCTGCCTGCCCGCCGAGCGCGAGCTCGGCCAGGAGTTCGTGGTGGACGTCACGCTGTTCCTGGACACCGCCCCCGCGGCCGCCGCCGACGACCTGTCCAAGACCGTCGACTACGGCGAGCTGGCCCTCCGGCTGGCCGCCATCGTCGAGGGGGAGCCGGTCGACCTCATCGAGACCCTGGCCGAGCGCCTGGCGGACGCGTGCCTGGCGAGCGGGCCGGTCGAGGCGGCCGAGGTCAGCGTGCACAAGCCCGCGGCGCCGATCCCGCTCCCGTTCGGCGACGTGGTCGTGACGATCAGGAGGATGCGCGGATGA
- a CDS encoding SAM-dependent methyltransferase, with protein MTWREAFRRALYGADGFYMRERPSGHFRTSVGASPAFAAAVLRLLTRVDDDLGRPDPLDLVDVGSGDGALVTEVLRACEPGLARRLRVTAVDLSPRPEGLPEAVAWTPALPEEITGLVVANEWLDNVPLDVAEQTPEGPRLVLVDPGTGEERLDGPPEEPDLRWLERWWPLAATGLRAEIGRPRDEAWAGVISRLSRGVAVAADYAHPVDNRPPYGTLTGYRDGTWVPPIPDGSCDITAHVALDACAAAGERAGAISTTLTTQRRALRDLGVTGRRPPLSLASTDPGGYLRALTRASEDAELIDPAGLGGFGWLAQGRP; from the coding sequence GTGACCTGGCGGGAGGCCTTCCGGCGCGCGCTGTACGGCGCGGACGGGTTCTACATGCGCGAGCGGCCCTCCGGCCACTTCCGCACCTCGGTCGGCGCCTCCCCCGCGTTCGCCGCCGCGGTGCTGCGCCTGCTGACCCGGGTGGACGACGACCTGGGCCGTCCCGACCCGCTCGACCTCGTGGACGTCGGCTCGGGCGACGGCGCGCTCGTGACCGAGGTGCTGCGCGCGTGCGAGCCCGGCCTCGCGCGGCGGCTGCGGGTGACGGCCGTCGATCTGTCCCCGCGCCCCGAGGGGTTGCCCGAGGCCGTCGCCTGGACGCCCGCGCTCCCTGAGGAGATCACCGGGCTGGTGGTGGCGAACGAGTGGCTGGACAACGTGCCGCTCGACGTCGCCGAGCAGACGCCCGAGGGGCCGCGGCTGGTCCTGGTCGATCCCGGGACGGGCGAGGAGCGGCTGGACGGCCCGCCGGAGGAGCCCGACCTGCGGTGGCTGGAGCGCTGGTGGCCGCTCGCCGCGACGGGCCTGCGCGCCGAGATCGGCAGGCCGCGCGACGAGGCGTGGGCCGGGGTGATCTCCCGGCTGTCGCGGGGGGTGGCGGTGGCGGCCGATTATGCACACCCTGTGGATAACCGGCCGCCGTACGGCACGCTGACGGGGTACCGCGACGGGACCTGGGTGCCGCCGATACCCGACGGATCCTGCGATATCACCGCGCACGTGGCGCTGGACGCGTGCGCGGCGGCGGGCGAGCGGGCGGGCGCGATATCCACAACGTTGACCACGCAACGACGCGCGCTGCGCGATCTCGGGGTCACCGGCCGGCGTCCGCCGCTGAGCCTGGCGTCCACCGATCCCGGCGGCTACCTGAGGGCGCTGACGCGGGCGTCCGAGGACGCCGAGCTGATCGACCCGGCGGGCCTCGGCGGCTTCGGCTGGCTCGCCCAGGGCAGGCCGTGA